A section of the Tamandua tetradactyla isolate mTamTet1 chromosome 4, mTamTet1.pri, whole genome shotgun sequence genome encodes:
- the S100A16 gene encoding protein S100-A16 isoform X1 produces MADCYTDLEKAVVVLVDNFYKYVSRHSLVKNKISKSSFRKMLQKELNHMLTDTGNRKAADRLIRNLDANHDGRISFDEYWTLIGGITCPIANLVRQQEQQGGS; encoded by the exons ATGGCGGACTGCTACACGGACCTGGAGAAGGCAGTCGTGGTCCTGGTGGACAACTTCTACAAATACGTGTCGAGGCACAGCCTGGTCAAAAACAAGATCAGCAAGAGCAGCTTTCGCAAGATGCTTCAGAAAGAGCTCAACCACATGCTGACG GACACGGGGAACCGCAAGGCGGCTGACAGGCTCATCCGGAACCTGGACGCCAACCACGACGGGCGAATCAGCTTCGACGAGTACTGGACCTTGATTGGTGGCATCACCTGCCCCATCGCCAACCTCGTCCGCCAGCAGGAGCAGCAGGGTGGCAGCtag
- the S100A16 gene encoding protein S100-A16 isoform X2 has product MGGDSQTRSACSLISCYSEGWIRWDCPVRRGQMADCYTDLEKAVVVLVDNFYKYVSRHSLVKNKISKSSFRKMLQKELNHMLTDTGNRKAADRLIRNLDANHDGRISFDEYWTLIGGITCPIANLVRQQEQQGGS; this is encoded by the exons ATGGGCGGCGACTCACAGACCAGATCCGCCTGCTCCCTCATATCCTGTTATTCAGAAGGCTGGATCCGCTGGGACT GCCCTGTGAGGAGGGGGCAGATGGCGGACTGCTACACGGACCTGGAGAAGGCAGTCGTGGTCCTGGTGGACAACTTCTACAAATACGTGTCGAGGCACAGCCTGGTCAAAAACAAGATCAGCAAGAGCAGCTTTCGCAAGATGCTTCAGAAAGAGCTCAACCACATGCTGACG GACACGGGGAACCGCAAGGCGGCTGACAGGCTCATCCGGAACCTGGACGCCAACCACGACGGGCGAATCAGCTTCGACGAGTACTGGACCTTGATTGGTGGCATCACCTGCCCCATCGCCAACCTCGTCCGCCAGCAGGAGCAGCAGGGTGGCAGCtag